In Ignavibacteria bacterium, one DNA window encodes the following:
- a CDS encoding AbrB/MazE/SpoVT family DNA-binding domain-containing protein yields the protein MEESEEEEMMELTTIRIYPEGTKLPLIFNDQPCDKHKKFYKQIERSKETGLILDFQERCLFCGATKTHWILLSEDGTPSSNGKKVYKYKHWKQFPEKGKSMENKTQLDRMEAKLDTLIEQKKSQEKDRTYFARSIDNLGRMVIPRDLRNKMGIKVHDTLKVYQEGDRIIVEIKKEIK from the coding sequence ATGGAAGAAAGCGAAGAGGAAGAAATGATGGAACTCACAACAATCAGGATTTATCCTGAAGGAACCAAGCTTCCACTCATATTCAATGACCAGCCATGCGATAAGCATAAGAAGTTCTATAAACAAATTGAACGCTCCAAAGAGACAGGCCTGATACTTGACTTCCAAGAACGCTGTCTCTTCTGTGGGGCAACAAAGACCCATTGGATCCTCTTAAGCGAAGATGGAACGCCCAGCTCAAACGGTAAAAAAGTATACAAATACAAGCACTGGAAGCAATTTCCGGAGAAAGGAAAAAGCATGGAAAACAAAACACAGCTTGACCGCATGGAAGCCAAACTTGATACGCTCATCGAACAAAAGAAGAGCCAAGAAAAAGATCGCACTTATTTTGCCAGGTCCATCGACAACCTTGGCCGTATGGTTATTCCAAGGGATCTTCGAAACAAAATGGGTATCAAGGTTCATGACACTCTCAAGGTCTACCAAGAAGGTGACCGCATAATTGTTGAAATCAAAAAAGAAATCAAATAA
- a CDS encoding HNH endonuclease, whose protein sequence is MSKRMHRYTSEEGAFIRAHAKGITSEELTALFNKHFALNLTAQQIRSYKHNKHILSGIDCRFKLGRNPTYKGKGWPPTHFKKGNIPGNRREVGSERVDVDGYTKIKVSEHKWLPKHKAIWEAANGPIPKGHHLMFADGDKSHISLDNLILVTQAEELLINRRRLLSNDPELSRSGALVAKMLDTAFKRKKDLKKKREGK, encoded by the coding sequence ATGAGCAAACGCATGCACCGATACACCTCAGAAGAGGGCGCCTTCATCCGGGCTCACGCAAAGGGAATCACCTCGGAAGAACTCACAGCCCTCTTCAATAAGCATTTCGCGCTCAACCTGACAGCACAGCAGATCAGGAGCTACAAGCACAATAAACACATTTTGAGCGGCATCGATTGTCGATTTAAACTCGGGAGAAATCCTACATACAAAGGCAAGGGCTGGCCGCCAACACATTTCAAAAAAGGGAATATTCCAGGTAATCGTCGGGAAGTGGGGAGCGAGCGTGTTGATGTCGATGGCTATACAAAAATCAAGGTCAGCGAACACAAATGGCTTCCAAAGCATAAAGCCATCTGGGAAGCTGCAAATGGACCTATCCCGAAAGGACATCACCTCATGTTCGCCGATGGCGATAAGTCCCACATATCACTAGATAACCTCATCCTGGTAACGCAAGCTGAAGAACTGCTGATCAACCGGCGAAGGCTCCTTAGCAATGATCCGGAACTCTCAAGATCCGGAGCGCTCGTTGCCAAGATGCTGGATACCGCGTTTAAACGTAAGAAAGATTTGAAGAAAAAACGGGAGGGAAAATGA